The nucleotide sequence aaaatcaatatttgGAAACCGTTTCAACAGTCTGGTTACTTAACTGAGATGATACTGTTGATTTCATGAATTCATTAAGCAAGCATCGTTCACCTGCAGAAAATCAGCCTGGGGCACTGGGGAGAGTGTGGGCTTTGGAGCCCCTGAGTTCAATCCAGGCTCCCCACTTAGCAgctggtgaccttgggcaagttacctaacgGACCCGAGCCTCAGCCTCCTATGATGCCCATGTCGAGGTTTGTGATGAGCCCTTACTGAACCGATGTTTGTGATATGTCATAGATACGATGCAGGATACAGTCTTCCCCAAACATAAACTGGAACATCTTCTGATGCTTTGAAAACAGATTTACACAAGTGGCTTGAAACAGACCCAGAAATACCTATGCTCtgtggaaagagggagaaagacgTATCTTGCTAAAAGCAGCGACTTGCAGAAAGAGCATGAATTAATCACCCTGACACCCACCTTGGACGGAATACAGCAGGACACGTGTTTCTCACTGTCGTGATAGTCTTTATTTGATTTTCATCACCTTTCAATGATAGAGTGGTTCCCGTCAGCACTATGTCATTACAAACCTTACAAATACATCTTACAGGCagtgaaatttctttttaaaaatgaaagctaaCTGTAAGGAACATTTGTAGTTGAAGAAGGTATAAAATAGAAGCATGGTTAAATATAAGCAGGTTTTTATCAAGAGAGAAAAATGGTACCACCACGCCGTTAAAGTAGTACTACAAGCATACTGTTTTGCTTGGTCTCAAGCTGACTGTTCAAACGAGAGAAGCTGGTTTGCCCTTTTCTTCTCAGTGATCAGATCAACATGCTTGTGTATCTAACCATCCTGGCAAGAAAGGAACAAGGGGGGGATGAGAAGCAAAGCTTCTAATTATGTTCAGAATTGATTCCAAGGTAGGAGCACAAGCTGTGGTTTCCAGAAGGTGGAGAGAAACTCGTGACAGTTTCAAGGAGAGCTGTGGGGGCCACGGCTTTAGCCTGTTGTGTCTGGGCAGCTGACATAACTTCATTCCCCCAGGTTCTGTCTCTGGTCTGAGCTGCCTTAGCTCTGATGATCCGGGAGGACCGTGGTCACTACGATTGGGTATTCTAACGCATTGCAGTCATCCGACAGGAACACCAAATCCTGAAAAAGATGTGCAATGAACAGGAACATCACTGAAGGGGACCATggagcccatgcacagcaatagTCTTATCCTCAAAGGCTGTTCAGTTGTTCCCCTTTGTGTGAAAACTTCACCCATTGAATCTCATATTCCTTTGTTATTGAAttcacgtatgtgtgtgtgtgtgtgtgtgtgtgtgtgtgtgtgtgtgtgtgtgttgcttgaccagatggatggatagatgggtaaAGCGCAACAACTCTGGGTCAGGCATTGGGGATACCAGGAGTAACAGCACTAGGTCTCACCCTCAAACTCTTCAGAGTCAATAGCAGCATTCTCAGATTGCATTACAACtatgttttcttcctctctccccagccccaccaaACAGAGAGGGGAATGAAGAGGGAAGTGGGTGTAGTAGGAAAAGCATGTCTCATCCCTGATGCAAAGtaacaaataaatctttttaaaatatgtatttatttatttatttttggccatgccaggtcttctttgcggcatgtgggatctacttccctgaccagggatcaaacccaaataaagcttaataaattttaaagctAGAAATCTTAATAGCTGAGTATTAAAGTTTCCTGGGTCAGGCCTGGTGCTTGGCATTCTATGTTTAAGTTACCTTCTTTGTATGTTTAATCACCTTGCTAGAGATCTTAGTACCAAGGAGTTACTGCAGCGCCCAGCACAGGCACGGTCAGGATGTAGGTATTCTTATCCTCCCAGTGATTTCAGGAGTGGGTACTCTACATGAATGAGGAAGCTGCGGCTCAGAGCGGGAGAGGGTGCGAGCCTCCAGGAAGCAAGATGGGGATGAAGACAGGGGCTCAGGTCTGCCTGATGCTGAAGTCTCTGCCCCAGGACCACACGACCCAACTTTCTACATCTAACCAGTGCTATTCTCTGCTCTTCCTGTCTCCTTCCCTCTGATGCGGAGTCCTCCCATCACAGAGCACACCCAAAGCCCCTCCCCCAGAAAGTCTCCTCTAACCCGGTCTCCAGGGCTCAGGAGTTCTCAGAATTCCACAGTTCTCATCCCACCCCATTTGACTCCCGGCAGAATCTGTTCTATATGATTTTCATGTGGTTCTGGCTGCTGCAGGTGGAGCTGGTGGAGGTGAGGGGCCTTGTCCCGGGTCCCCAGCACTCAGCAAGAGCAACAGGGTTGAGCAAGGGCTTTGTGAACTGGAAGCACCCCATaaccttttctcttcctcctcccagtCTCCCTGTTCCCCTAAACCCCCTCTTAATTTCTTGACCCATAACAAGTGGGAAAAGAATGTTCAATGAGTCACTCACTCTCCTGCAGAACGAGTTCATGATGGTGTACAGTTTCCGCGCTTTGTCCTTCAAGGCGTCCACCTGGGCCACCTTCCAGCACTGGGATGATGCCACAAAGTCCCGCAGCTTGGCCAACACGCAGTAATTCTGCGAGTGGATAACAGGGAGGGGTCTCGTGTGAGAAGTCAGTAGTCAGAGGGACAGGAGCCGGGGGGTGGCTGGTCCTTCTTAACCGGATGCCTCCCTACCCCCCCATCCTGCCCCCCTACCCTCCACCCTGGGCAGGCAGACCACTCTTACGTGTATATCCAGATACAGCCTGGGCAGGTATCTCACACATGCCTCCTGTGGGAAGGGAAATGGCTTTCTGGGATGCCCATAGGGACACACCTCGGTCACAGAAGTCTCTCTGCCAGCCCCCAGACAGCCGGCCCAGCCCCAGatccccagggacttccctgataccGACATGCACTTACATTCTTGTACCGTCTGCcacattcccccagggtcaacTGCTCTTCTAGAATTTGACTTTTAGGATGCCACCTTTATGTCATATACTATGAGTTAGGGAACTGtttcatacatgtgtgtgtagagagagagacaTATGTAAGTGTGTATgtgactatatatgtatatatatttaaaccgTTCTATCATTATAGtctgggggctttccaggtggctcagtgctaaagaaccaccttgccaatgcaggagaggcaggagatgcaggtttgatccctgggttgggaagattccctggagaaggaaacggcaacccactccagtattcttgcctggagaatctcatggacaaaggagcctggcaggctacagtccacggggtagtgaaagaatcagacacggcttagtgactgggCATGCATCCACACACAACTGTAATCTAGACATAGTGGTACCTGTAACATACACTATAGGAATAGAAAGCTGTATATATAGGTATACTTTTATATCACTCTGTTTCACTTTTGCTTCTGTGCTGGCCTGAAGCCCGAGAACCCAGATTCTGGTCCTTTCCAACCAGTAATTCCCTGTTGCTGAGGATAGATCTCCTTCTTTTTTGTGACTCAGTTTCCCAGTTGTGAGCCTAGAGAGTTAGAACACGTAATCTCTCCACTTCTTCCAGCTCTGAGCCTAtgcattttaagttttaaaatcatgggttttttttttttttttttttaaagataattgctctacatacttgggtttcccaggcggcactagtggtaaagaacccgcctgccaatgcaggagatgtaagagacgatGGCtcgatcctggggtcaggaaaatccccggaggagggcatggcaacccactccagtattcttgcctggagaatccccatggacagaggggcctggcaggttatagtccatggggtcgcaaagagtcggacacaactgaacagacttagcatgcatgcacgctctACACACCCACGCGCCACATGTCTAATAGCAAGGAATCTGTGGATAAATTAGGGTGCAACAATACAACCTGTTTCAAAGGAATATTAATTTGACGGCATGTTAGAAAGTAAACTGCAGAACCGCTGTgctgtttgttttgatttgtctatacacacacacttggatTGGATATCTATGCACAGATCAAGAACTGAAATCCTATCTTCTGAATGTGATGGCAGCGGGTCACCTCTAGGTGGTAGGATTgcagtaatatttattttcttctttgtctttcgtGCCTTTTCCAACTGTTTTCGAGGTATATGAGCTTcataacttaagaaaaaaatacacattatttaactttcaaaaagaaaacacaaaggagGTGTTAAGGTATCATAAGCCCCACATCTGAGAACAGTGCATCTTATGTGAAGGGTTCACAAGCGGTAAAGGGACACTTCTAAATTTTGCCAGAGCTTTGGAGTTTGATTTAGCTTGTGTCTACTCTGGAAGAGCGGTCAGGAGGCCGGATTCTAGCTCTGGGTGACCCCTTGGGGACTCTGGGTTCCGAGCCCCTGCATCTTCCGCTGAACAGAGCGGTGTGAACGGTGGCTGAAGTCCAGGGCTGTTTCCACCGGGCGGACTGGGTCTGCATTCCAGTTTGCTGCCCTCCAGCTGCCCACAGTGGGTGTGGGGGCTCAGCCCTCACAGGTCAGGACGCTGGGATTCTCTGATTCTGCCGGATAATTTGCTCAGGTCCTCTAGCAGGTAAGAGGTGGGGCTGGTTCAGGAGTCACCCCATTAGCTCCTGCTGGCTCGTGGGCAGACTAGACAAGCTGAACTCCTTGGTCCTCCTTAAGTTGGAGTTCTACACTCTAGGGGAGCTttactcctttctctttctccgtctctctctttacattttaaaacagacCCTCTGATTACGGCTAGCTTGTTGCTCCCCAGTTGCTGAGTCACccccgactctttgggaccccatgaattgcagcatgccaggcttccctgtccttcaccatctccctgagtttgctcacactcatgtccattgagtcagctagTTATAAACAAAAGTTATGATGTCTTGGATTGCATTTTCTTTGTAGTAAAGAGGAAGCACAAATGATCGACATTTAATAGGATGGGAATAAATCACAGATACCCTGGAAATTAACAttgactggaaaagaaaaataacatttcctcCCCGACCCGTCCCCCTCCAGCCCCCAGTCCAAAGGCAAATTTTTGAGAACTGGGTCTGCACGGACCTCCTGTCCTCATCCAGGTGGGGGCTGAGGGCACTCACCAAGGGCTCCGTGGCCTGCAGGCTCTGGAAGTCAGAGGTGATCTCCCGGCTCAGGGCCAGCATCCGAGAGTAGCAGGTCGGAGGAGCCGGCCGTGTGGCGGGGAGCCCggccaggagcagcagcagcagcagggggagCAGCTGGGGTGTCATGGTGCAAAGGCGGCCTGACTGCAGCCCAGGCCAGCCGCCCCTTTAAGCAGAGGTCCGGGGGTGGTCCTCCGCGTCTCCTCTGTTTCCTGTGGGGCCCAGCCAAGGCCAAGACCACGCCCACCTGGCTGGGGGACACTGGAGCCTTTCAGACCTGAAGCCCCCACCACCCCTGTTGAGAGGAATGGGCTGGGGTGCGGGGCAGTTGGAAGGGAAGCGGGGTCTTCCTCTCACACAACGTGCGATAGAATTTTCTCTCTTGGCAGGCGCCCTTTCTGAAGTGGCAGGACTGGTAGAAGAGGGGAGGACAAGAGAGAGAcaggatggatgagtgggtggtcCAACGATGGGGCAGTCAGCCCTTTCAGTCAGAGTGgggactgttttgttttttaaactgacTGATCTCTTGGAGCAGGACTGGATGGGATGGGGGTAAGGGACCAGAAGGGATGGATCGAGCAACAGCGATCCAGAACTTGGGATCAGGCAGCTGGGTATCACTATCCACCCGCCACTGACTGGCCAGCTGCCCTCTGAGCAGCTGCATCTCTGCATCTGGAAGATGGGCTCATGCTAGTACCTGAGGTGGGGGTGTGGGAACATCCCCCAGGCTGGTCCACCTCAGGCTCCCGGCAGAAGCCCTGGGTACAGAGCAGACCCTCGGAAAGAGTGGGTTCTCCAaatgtctctctctgctttttatttacttgactgcaccaggtcttagctgtggcatgcaagatttagttccctgaccagggatcgaacctgggccccctgcattgggagcacagagtcttagccactgtaccagtAGGGAAGTCCCCTAAATGTGTCTCTTTTAGCAATGATGCTCTGCAGGCTGCTCTCTGGTAAACGGAGGAGCGTGGGGACCAGTTAAAGGAGTAAGCGCTGCCCTTAGGTGCTCAGCGGATTGAGTGGTCACCAGCTTCTTcgatgatcttgggcaagtttcttaactcTTCTCTCTCCTTAACTAGGGATGATAAGAGCATGGTGAGGCATAAAAGATGCTGAGCTATTATCCCAGTCGGAGCTGATGTCACTGTCTCCTTTCCTACAAGTGTCCCTGGGAGGCAAGGACAGGAAACAGTCCCATTTTCCAGGTGGGAAAATCGAGGCTTACAGAGTTTcagcaatttgcccaaggtcGTAAAGCTAGAGGCAAATAGATCCCATGAGGCTCTGTGCTTTACCTGTTTCCcgttctcccacaccacagtgtGGAACTGGGGAGGAGCAGGATTCTTGTAGTCAGGGACTGAGCTCTTGGGCTGCCCAAGACCAAGGAACAAGCTGGGAGAAGGAGCTGTCAAAAGAGAAGAAGTTTCTTCCTTAACACCGAGCATCGAATATGCACCAGCATGAGGCATCAGCCTCATTTATACAACTACACAGATGTTGTCGCAAATGTCATGAACCTTGCAGAAAGCCAGTAAAGTGGGTGGGGTTATTCCCATTTcccagatggaaaaactgagggtcTCAGGggcaatgaaactgtctgaggtCACAAGGTCAATAAGGAGAGACAGAGCTGTGGACCTGTGTCTGCCTGTCTCCAAAGCCTCTCTCCCTGCAGGGAGGGCAAAAGAGGGGCCTGTCGGGCACACATTCCCAGAAGAAAACCAAAGGGGAGGACCAGAGGAGTAAGGGGAAGGAGCATGGTGTCCTGGAGGTGGGGCGGCATCGAGGATCAGCAGCAGGGATGAAAGTCCAGCTCCAGGCCCTGCTTGTCTCTGTCTGCCCTGAAAAATCACTTCCTGACCCTGGTGCCCATCCTCTGTCCGTAAACAGAGCAGCACCCCCCTGGGCAGTTGGAGGTCCTTTCCCACCCTGAGTTTCTATTTTGCTACTTTTCTGTGTTCAAGCCTCAGGCAGGGATCACAGCTTTGCCTTCTTGTTTGGTTTGGAGCCTGTTCTCTAAACACTTTAAGTGAGAGGGCCTGGGGACCGCCTCTTGGGTGCCCTCTCAGACTGGGCAGAACTGCATGTGTTTGGAGGTGCAAGCGGCAAACACAGATGTGTTTTCCTTCTGAATGAAGGGGTCTCCTCACTCCCTCTGAGGTGGGGCCTGGGGTGTGGGCCTCCCTAGCAGACAAATCAGCCCCAGACGGGAATTCCAGTCTGCTTTGAAACGCCCCAGGGCTTCTGGACGTGCTCCTTGAAGAAGCTTTAAACTCAGGAcagggaagaaaaacaaacccACGCAGCATAACAAGTCCTTGGACCGTCCGATTGAGGAGACGTCGCTGTGCTGGGAAACAGGCTTTTCTGCATACTTGATGGTGAGATAAATGTATCGCGGGGAGACCCAGCCTGGTTCCAGCCTGGACACGTGTGTCGTTGTTGATGGGGCTCCTTGGGCCAATCAGAAACACCCCCTGCACCCCAAGCACCAGACATCCTGCTCAGCGGATCCTGTCTGTCTGCCCACGCACCGTGTGCACCTTCTGCGTCTTGGCTTGTCAGCATCCAGCACCCAGCTGGGCAGAGCGGATGCTCAGGAAAGCTTTGCTGAATTAACCTGGTGGCTGTTAATCTTGTTACTCCGAGTGAGGCACAAGTTCATTAAGAAACGCAGAGAGCACAGCCTGACTCAGCTCCCCCCTGCAGACAGGCAAGACCCTGCCCTGGATGCCGCGGTCCCTGGGTTCgcatgtgtgtgtctgctcaCAAAGGTCTCCTGTGACACGGCCCTTCTTCCTGTAGCCAGCCCCCTTCCCCGGTCCCTTCCCTAGCCCCTTCAGCATCAGGTTATTCCATCTGGAATGTGAACGTTAAAAATCCAGGCTGGAATTTCCCCATAGACTAAAGCCTTTGTCTTCTTCCAAAGGTTTCTCCCAACCCCCTTGAtgcaagagagaaacaaaaggtCCCATCACAGGGACTTCATTATGCCAGGAGAGCTGAATGACCACAGCTAATGAGGGGATGAATGTTTCTCAGCTAGAATGCTATCTTCTGGCCATTTTCTTTAAAGGGATTCTTCATTCATTCTCTggactcttctttatttattgAGAATCTAGTGTGTGCAGGCCTGTGATGGACATTAGGATGAAAGAGTGGATGACAGGAATGCTGTCCTCAGCAAGGAGGAGAAAGACCAATTCACTCACTGAACAAACAAGTGAAGGGGTGTGAAAATCCTGGTGTCCCGGGAACCACTCCCTGGCGATGGCTCCATCTGTGAGCAGTGTTGTGGGGATGCGGGACAGGCATGGGGGCGTGGGATAGGAGAGTGTGagaaagtgagggagagagagggaatttGGAATATGCTATGCTGCAGGCTTCGAAGACAGAGGAagaggccacaagccaaggaattcaGGAAGTCACTAGAAGctgaaaaggggaaagaaaaaaaaaaagattgttcccTAGAGCCTTCAGAAAGGAATAAAGCCTGCCAAGACCCTGATTTTAGTCTAGAGAGACGCAAGGTGAACTTCtgccctccagaactgtgagatagtcaatttctgttgttttaagtcattcCATTTATAGtgattttgttacagcagcaacagaCAACTAGCGTACCGTCTCTCTGGGGTTCTGTAGGAGAACAGAGATCAAGGCTGCAAGGAACTTGGAAATGATCAGCCTCAACCCACCTGGAGTTTGTGCTTCTTTTATAGCTTCCTTGTCAAGCATTCATCCAGAGTCTGCTTATATACCTCCTTGGATGGGGAGCTCATTACTCTTTAAGCTTCCCTTCCATGATCTAAAACTCCAGTACCTTCTATTACAGAACAGCCCTGGGTGGTTCTCAGCCCTCCATCGGTCTATCACCGCTTGTCCCTGTCTCTCAGCATCAACTCTTTTTCTGAGCAAGCAATTTCATAAACATTTTCCCATGGGCAGTGATCCTTTTCCACAATTGCATCTCTATTACCATCTCTCTGCCCAGAGTCCTTTCTCCTTCCAGTAGCCTTTCATAAAGCAGAAATCCATGCTGGCCAGCCTCTGTTTCATATTTTCCCCTGGTTCCTTGAGGCCTGGAAGATAGTCTGAGGTCTGTGGTCTGGTCCAGGCCAAGCTCTCTAGCCATCTCTGCCAGTCTTTCCCACACTTTTTATCAGGTATtgacaatgatgatgatggcAGTAATGATGGTGAGGATAAACTAATCCTGGAATGCTGCCTTCCTCCAAGTCCTGTACAAGGATTAATGCATGTGGTCTAGTCTCATCATTCAAGGGCACTGATACACAGAAAGGTAAAGTTACCTGAATCACGCAGCGTCCACAATCCCTAGGGTTTGTGGTTACCACACACAAGTGACCTTTGGCCTTCATATGTGCCATTCTCTCTTCTTGGAATGTCTTTCCCCGACCTTGCTTGTTCCTGGTTTGTTTCTTCTTACCTGCCAGACCAAGCTGAAATGTCActttctccaggaagcctgcctTGCTGGATTAGGTTCCTTCCACTTGCCTGCATAGGCTCCCATGGCCCCTTCACTCTCCTTGGCTTTGACATGGCATTGTCCACTTGTTTGTCTATCCCCCAGGGGCAGAGCAAGTGTCCTCTTTGTCTTTTTGCCCACAGCAAGGAGGCCA is from Dama dama isolate Ldn47 chromosome 6, ASM3311817v1, whole genome shotgun sequence and encodes:
- the CYTL1 gene encoding cytokine-like protein 1, coding for MTPQLLPLLLLLLLAGLPATRPAPPTCYSRMLALSREITSDFQSLQATEPLEACVRYLPRLYLDIHNYCVLAKLRDFVASSQCWKVAQVDALKDKARKLYTIMNSFCRRDLVFLSDDCNALEYPIVVTTVLPDHQS